DNA sequence from the Chiloscyllium punctatum isolate Juve2018m chromosome 47, sChiPun1.3, whole genome shotgun sequence genome:
tgagggagtgccgcactgtcggagggtcagtactgagggagtgccgcactgtcggagggtcagtactgacggagtgccgcactgtcggagggtcagtgctgagggagcgccgcactgtcggagggtcagtgctgagggagggccgcactgtcggagggtcagtgctgagggagggccgcactgtcggagggtcagtactgaaggagtgccgcactgtcggagggtcagtactgagggagggccgcactgtcggagggtcagtgctgagggagggccgcactgtcggagggtcagtgctgatggagggccgcactgtcggagggtcagtactgagggagggccgcactgtcggagggtcagtactgagggagggccgcactgtcggagggtcagtgctgagggagggccgcactgtcggagggtcagtgctgagggagggccgcactgtcggagggtcagtactgagggagcgccgcactgtcggagggtcagtactgagggagcgccgcactgtcggagggtcagtactgagggagggccgcactgtcagagggtcagtactgagggagtgccgcactgtcggagggtcagtgctgagggagcgccgcactgtcggagggtcagtactgagggagtgccgcactgtcggagggtcagtactgagggagcgccgcactgtcggagggtcagtactgagggagggccgcactgtcggagggtcagtactgagtgagcgccgcactgtcggagggtcagtactgagggagggccgcactgtcggagggtcagtactgagggagggccgcactgtcgggagggtcagtgctgagggagggccgcactgtcagaggatcagtactgaggaagtgccgcactgtcggagggtcagtactgagggagcgccgcactgtcggagggtcagtactgtcgtagggtcagtactgagggagcgccgcactgtcggagggtcagtgctgtcggagggtcagtactgagggagggccgcactgtcgggagggtcagtgctgagggagggccgcactgtcagaggatcagtgctgagggagggccgcactatcggagggtcagtactgagggagggccgcactgtcggagggtcagtactgagggagggccgcactgtgggagggtcagtactgagggagggccgcgctgtcggagggtcagtactgagggagggccgcactgtcggagggtcagtgctgagggagggctgcactgtcggagggtcagtgctgagggagggccgcactgtcggagggtcagtgctgagggagggccgcactgtcgaagggtcagtactgaaggagtgccgcactgtgggaggatcagtactgagggagggccgcactgtcggagggtcagtgctgagggagggccgcactgtcggagggtcagtgctgagggagggccgcactgtcgtagggtcagtactgagggagtgccgcactgtcgtagggtcagtactgagggagggccgcactgtcggagggtcagtactgagggagagccgcactgtcgtagggtcagtattgagggagggccgcactgtcagagggtcagtactgagggagtgccgcactgtcggagggtcagtactgagggagggccgcactgtcggagggtcagtgctgagggagggccgcactgtcggagggtcagtgctgagggagggccgcactgtcgtagggtcagtactgagggagtgccgcactgtcgtagggtcagtactgagggagggccgcactgtcggagggtcagtactgagggagagccgcactgtcggagggtcagtactgagggagtgccgcactgtcgtagggtcagtattgagggggggccgcactgtcggacggtcagtactgagggagtgccgcactgtcggagggtcagtactgagggagggccgcactgtcggagggtcagtactgagggagggccgcactgtcagagggtcagaactgagggagtgccgcactgtcgtagggtcagtactgagggagggccgcactgtcggagggtcagtactgagggagtgccgcactgtcggagggtcagtactgagggagggccgcactgtcggagggtcagtactgagggagggccgcactgtcagagggtcagcactgagggagggccgcactgtcggagggtcagtactgagggagcgccgcactgtcggagggtcagtactgagggagcgccgcactgtcggaaggtcagtactgagggagtgccacactgtcggagggtcagtactgagggagggccgcactgtcggagggtcagtactgagggagggccgcgctgtcggagggtcagtactgagggagtgccgcgctgtcggaggggcagtgttgagggagtgccgcactgtcggagggtcagtactgagggagtgccgcactgtcggagggtcagtactgagggagtgccgcactgtcggagggtcagtactgagggagtgccgcactgtcggagggtcagtactgagggagtgccgcactgtcgtagggtcagtactgagggaggaccgcactgtcgtagggtcagtactgagggagtgccgcactgtcggagggtcagtactgagggagggccgcactgtcagagcgtcagtactgagggagggtcgcactgtcggagggtcagtactgagggagtgccgcactgtcgtagggtcagtactgagggagggccgcactgtcggagggtcagtactgagggagtgccgcactgtcggagggtcagtactgagggagggccgcactgtcggagggtcagtactgagggagggccgcactgtcagagggtcagcactgagggagggccgcagtgtcggagggtcagtactgagggagcgccgcactgtcggagggtcagtactgagggagcgccgcactgtcggaaggtcagtactgagggagtgccacactgtcggagggtcagtactgagggagggccgcactgtcggagggtcagtactgagggagggccgcgctgtcggagggtcagtactgagggagtgccgcgctgtcggaggggcagtgttgagggagtgccgcactgtcggagggtcagtactgagggagtgccgcactgtcggagggtcagtactgagggagtgccgcactgtcggagggtcagtactgagggagtgccgcactgtcggagggtcagtactgagggagtgccgcactgtcgtagggtcagtactgagggaggaccgcactgtcgtagggtcagtactgagggagtgccgcactgtcggagggtcagtactgagggagagccgcactgtcagagcgtcagtactgagggagggtcgcactgtcggagggtcagtcctgagggagtgtcgcactgtcggagggtcagtactgagggagtgccgcactgtcggagggtcagtactgagggagtgccgcactgtcggagggtcagtactgagggagggctgcactgtcggagggtcagtgctgagggagggccgcactgtcggagggtcagtactgagggagcgctgcactatcggagggtcagtactgagggagtgccgcactgtcggaaggtcagtactgagggagccccgcactgtcagagggtcagtactgaggtagggccacactgtcggagggtcagtactgagggagtgccgcactgtcgtagggtcagtactgagggatccccgcactgtcagagggtcagtactgagggagggccgcactgttggagggtcagtgctgagggagggccgcactgtcggagggtcagtactgggggagggccgcactgtcggagggtcagtacagagggagtgccgcgctgtcggagggtcagtgctgagggagggccgcactgtcggaggatcagtactgagggaaggccgcactgtcggaggatcagtactgagggagggccgcactgtcggagggtcagtacagagggagtgccgcactgtcggagggtcagtattgagggagggccgcactgtcggtggggtcaggactgagggagggccgcactgtcggagggtcagtactgagggagggcctcactgtcagagggtcagtactgagggagggccgcactgtcggagggtcagtaccgagggagtgccgcactgtcggagggtcagtgctgagggagtgccgcactgtcggagggtcagtactgagggagtgccgcactgtcggagggtcagtactgagggagtgccgcactgtcggggaatcagtcctgagggagcgccgcactgtcggagggtcagtactgagggagcgccgcactgtcggagggtcagtactgagggagcgccgcactgtcggagggtcagtactgagggagcgccgcactgtcggggaatcagtcctgagggagcgccacactgtcggggaatcagtcctgagggagcgccgcactgtcggaggatcagtactgagggagggccacactgtcggagggtcagtactgagggagggccacactgtcggagggtcagtactgagggagcgccgcactgtcggggaatcagtcctgagggagggccgcactgtcggagggtcaggactgagggagtgccgcactgtcggagggtcagtactgagggagtgccgcactgtcgtagggtcagtcctgagggagtgccgcactgtcgtagggtcagtactgagggagggccgcactgtcggagggtcagtactgagggagtgccacactgtcggagggtcagtactgagggagggccgcactgtcggagggtcagtgctgagggagtgccgcactgtcggagggtcagtactgacggagcgccgcactgtcggagggtcagtactgagggagtgccgcactgtcggagggtcagtactgagggagggccgcactgtcgggggggtcagtgctgagggagggccgcactgtcggagggtcagtactgagggagcaccgcactgtcggagggtcagtactgagggagggccgcactgtcggagggtcagtactgagggagtgtctcactgtcggagggtcagtactgagggagtgccgcactgtcggagggtcagtactgagggagcgccgcactgtcggggaatcagtactgagggagcgccgcactgtcggagggtcagtgctgagggagggccgcactgtcggagggtcagtactgagggagtgccgcactgtcggagggtcagtactgagggagggccgcactgtcggggggtcagtactgagggagtgccgcactgtcggagggtcagtactgagggagagccgcactgtcagagcgtcagtactgagggagggtcgcactgtcggagggtcagtcctgagggagtgtcgcactgtcggagggtcagtactgagggagtgccgcactgtcggagggtcagtactgagggagcgctgcactatcggagggtcagtactgagggagtgccacactgtcggagggtcagtactgagggagtgccgcactgtcggaaggtcagtactgagggagccccgcactgtcagagggtcagtactgaggtagggccacactgtcggagggtcagtactgagggagtgccgcactgtcggagggtcagtactgagggatccccgcactgtcagagggtcagtactgagggagggccgcactgtcggagggtcagtgctgagggagggccgcactgtcggagggtcagtactgggggagggccgcactgtcggagggtcagtacagagggagtgccgcgctgtcggagggtcagtgctgagggagggccgcactgtcggaggatcagtactgagggaaggccgcactgtcggaggatcagtactgagggagggccgcactgtcggagggtcagtacagagggagtgccgcactgtcggagggtcagtattgagggagggccgcactgtcggtggggtcaggactgagggagggccgcactgtcggagggtcagtactgagggagggcctcacagtcagagggtcagtactgagggagggccgcactgtcggagggtcagtaccgagggagtgccgcactgtcggagggtcagtgctgagggagtgccgcactgtcggagggtcagtactgagggagtgccgcactgtcggagggtcagtactgagggagtgccgcactgtcggggaatcagtcctgagggagcgccgcactgtcggagggtcagtactgagggagcgccgcactgtcggagggtcagtactgagggagtgtctcactgtcggagggtcagtactgagggagcgccgcactgtcggggaatcagtactgagggagcgccgcactgtcgggggggtcagtactgagggagggccgcactgtcggagggtcagtactgagggagtgccgcactgtcggagggtcagtgctgagggagggccgcactgtcggagggtcagtactgagggagtgccgcactgtcgggggggtcagtactgagggagggccgcactgtcggagggtcagtactgagggagggccgcactgtcgggggggtcagtactgagggagggccgcactgtcgggggggtcagtgctgagggagtgcagttagcATTGAAGTTAAAGCGTAGGGGGTGTTGGAGCCCAGATTGAGTTGGTTTGCAGATTGTGtcggggtgtggggggtgagcACCAATGGTTTGTTTAATCCTGTGTGATGTTCCCTACcttctctctgcccgccctccaCAACCAGAGGCCATTTTCCAGCCGTTCATCACCATGACCAACGTCTCCATCAATGGGAGCTGCGTGGTGAATCTGACCTGTGCAGTGCAGGAAGGCAGTCACGTATCCTACACCTGGCACCAGCAGGAGGCAGCGCTGAGCAGGCAGCCTGTGTTCCACGATGGTGAGAGCGTACAGGTGACTCTCTCGGAGAACATGACCCTGAGCTACAGGTGTGTTACACAAAACCCAGTCAGTGTCCGCAACGTGACCATCCAACTACACAACAGCTGTCAGAGGCAAGAGCTGATGGACCCCAGAGAAGGTGAGATTGGTgaggtagagggagctttactctgtatctaaccccgtgctgtccctgtcctgggagtgtttgatggggggacagtgtagaggaagctttactctgtatctaaccctgtagtgtccctgtccctgggagtgtttgatggggggacagtgtagagaaagctttcctctgtatctaaccctgtggtgtccctgtcctgggagtgtttgatggggacagtgtagagggagctttactctgtatctaaccccgtgctgtccctgtcctgggagtgtttgatgggggacaatgtagagtgagctttcctctgtatctaaccccgtgctgtccctgtccctgggagtgtttgatggggggacagtgtagagggagctttactctctatctaaccctgtgctgtccctgtcctgggagtgtttgatggggacagtgtagagtgagctttactctgtatctaaccctgtagtgtccctgtccctgggagtgtttgatggggggacagtgtagagagagctttactctgtatctaaccctgtggtgtccctgtcctgggagtgtttgatgggggacaatgtagagtgagctttcctctgtatctaaccccgtgctgtccctgtccctgggagtgtttgatggggggacaatgtagagggagctttactctctatctaaccctgtgctgtccctgtcctgggagtgtttgatggggacagtgtagagtgagctttactctgtatctaaccctgtagtgtccctgtccctgggagtgtttgatgggggacagtgtagagggagctttactctgtatctaaccccgtgctgtccctgtcctgggagtgtttgatggggggacagtgtagagagagctttcctctgtatctaaccccgtgctgtccctgtcctgggagtttttgatgggggacagtgtagaggcagctttactctgtatctaaccctgtgctttccctgtcctgggagtgtttgatgtggggacagtgtagagggagctttactctgtatctaaccccatgctgtccctgtcctgggagtgtttgatgtggggacagtgtagaggaagctttactctgtatctaaccccgtgctgtccctgtcctgggagtgtttgatgggggacagtgtagagtgagctttcctctgtatctaaccctgtactgtccctgtcctgggagtgtttgatgggggacagtgtagagagagctttcctctgtatctaaccccgtgctgtccctgtcctgggagtgtttgatgggggacagtgtagagtgagctttcctctgtatctaaccctgtactgtccctgtccctgggagtgtttgatgggggacagtgtagagtgagctttcctctgtatctaaccccgtgctgtccctgtccttgaaGTGTTTGATAGGGTGACAGTATAGAgtgagctttcctctgtatctaaccccgtactgtccctgtcctgggagtgtttgatgggggacagtgtagagggagctttcctctgtatctaaccccgtactgtccctgtcctgggagtgtttgatgggcggtacagtgtagagtgagctttcctctgtatctaaccctgtgctgtccctgtcctgggagtgtttgatgggggacagtgtagagagagctttactctgtatctaaccctgtgctgtccctgtcctgggagtgtttgatgggcggtacagtgtagagtgagctttcctctgtatctagccccgtactgtccctgtcctgggagtgtttgatgggcggtacagtgtagagtgagctttcctctgtatctaaccctgtgctatccctgttctgggagtgtttgatagggtgacagtgtagagggagctttcctctgtatctaaccccctgctgtccctgtccctgggagtgtttgatggggggacagtgtagagggatctttcctctgtatctaaccccgtgctgtccctgtccctgggagtgtttgatggggggacagtgtagagtgaggtttcctctgtatctaaccctgtgctgtccctgtccctgggagtgtttgatggggacagtgtagagggagctttactctgtatctaaccctgtgctgtccctgtccctgggagtgtttgatggggggacagtgtagagggatctttcctctgtatctaaccccgtgctgtccctgtcctgggagtgtttgatgggcggtacagtgtagagtgagctttcctctgtatctaaccctgtgctgtccctgtccctgggagtgtttgatgggtgacagtgtagagtgagctttactctgtatctaaccccgtgctgtccctatcctgggagtgtttgatagggtgacagtgtagagtgagctttcctctgtatctaaccctgtgctgtccctgtccctgggagtgtttgatgggggacagtgtagagtgagctttcctctgtatctaaccctgtactgtccctgtcctgggagtgtttgatgggggacagtgtagagggatctttcctctgtatctaaccccgtgctgtccctgtcctgggagtgtttgatgggggacagtgtagagtgagctttactctgtatctcaccctgtgctgtccctgtcctgggagtgtttgatgggggacagtgtagagggagccttactctgtatctaaccctgtgctgtccctgtcctgggagtgtttgatggggggacagtgtagagggatctttcctctgtatctaaccccgtgctgtccctgtcctgggagggtttgatggggggacagtgtagagtgagctttcctctgtatctaaccccgtgctgtccctgtcctgggagggtttgatggggggacagtgtagagtgagctttcctctgtatctaaccccgtgctgtccctgtcctgggagggtttgatggggggacagtgtagagtgagctttcctctgtatctaaccctgtgctgtccctgttctgggagtgtttgatagggtgacagtgtagagtgagctttcctctgtatctaaccctgtgctgtccctgttctgggagtgtttgatagggtgacagtgtagaggaggctttcctctgtatctaaccctgtgctgtccctgtccctgtcagatACTGAGCTGATGAATATGGGGATGAATTTGGTTTCTATTCTGGGGGCTGCTGCTGGAGGTTCTCTGCTGGTTTTGTTCAGCCTCTTCTGTTGCATGATCTCCCTTTGTCGGCGAAAGAGACCAGACCAGGGTGAGTCATATCACAGTCTGATATCTGATTTCATACTCACAGCTCTCGCTGTGACACCTCGGTCTGAGATTCAGAGTAATCTGTGTTGTTGGAGTTGACCGTTATCTCCTCAGTAAGATATTGGCTGGAGAGTGATCTGATTGGTTTGTCTCTGTTTACCCTTTAGATACTGACCTTCAGAATCACTCAATGACCATTTATGCTGCAATTAGCCCCAGAATCCCACGGCCCCAGGTAAAAACCCACTCAATCTctgcatctccccctccccccccaccccccctctatccccaccccccccccccccgccccccccctctgTCAGACTCACAGCTCCATTCTCCTTGAGCGTTTTACCCTCTcatttcccccactctccctccatccctccatcaatctctccctctctgtccattttGCTCACTTTATCCCTCTCTCTTTACAGTAACACGCTCCCAGATTTTgtctttgcctctctctctccttcttttatctctttcactctgtccccctccctctctctccctcactctcactctctcttgctctctctgtctccctctctctatccctcactctcccttgctttctctccctcgctctctacctcgctctctctttcttgctctctctctcatgtctcATTCACTTtttgtctctctccctttgtatctccctctgcctctcttcatctctctctcttgctcccgctctctctttcgctctctctccctcactctcttcccctgctctgtctccctctctctctcttgctctctctcatgtCTCACTCActttttgtctctctcactccctctctctctctccctcgctttctctccctgtctctccctcgctctctctctcatgtctcACTCACtttttgtctgtctctctgtgtctctcttccctgatctctctcctctgactccacttcTCTTACTTCtgtcctcccacttcctctcgTCACAGTGTTTATTGAGTTCTTTTTGTTTTCAGACTCAGCAAGTTGTAACAGTCCCGACACATTCACAGTCGAACACAGTTTACTCAGTGATCGTTGGCCATCCATCGGTGTGACTGGTGTTCAAAagccccgtgtgtgtgtgtgtgtgtgtgtgtgtgtgagtgtgagtgtgtgtgtgagtatgagagtgtgtgtgtgtgtgtgagtgtatgtgtgagagagtgtgtgtgtgtcagtgtgtgtgtgtgagtgtgtgagagtgtgtgtgtgtgtgagtgtatgtgtgagagagtgtgtgtgtgtctgtgtgtgtgtgagtgagagagtgtgtgtgtgtgtgagagagagtgtgtgtgtctgtgtgtatgtgtgagagagtgtctgtgtgagtgtgtctgtgtgagtgtgtctgtatgtgtgtgtgagtgtgtgtgtgagagagtgtgtgtgtgtgtgagagagagagtgtgtgtgtctgtgtgtatgtgtgagagagtgtgtctgtgtgagtgtgagtgtgtgtgtgtatatcgtgtagtggagtcacctgtagtgtgacacgaAGTCAAGGCCGTGGTTGAGGCCGTCCTCGTTTGGAATCCGAACCAGTCTGACTCTGCAGTTCCATTGTGTTCTCCTTTCAGCACGAGGGGGCTATTGGCCCAACAAGGTGAAGGGGTGTGGCTGTTGATGTACTGCCACGTTGGTCACAGgtgatacacacactcactcacacacacacactcatacacactcacactcacacttatacacacacacacacacacacacacacactcatacacacacacacacactcatacacacacacacactcatacacactcacacacacacacactcacacttatacacacactcatacacatacacacacacacacacactcatacacacacacacacactcatacacacacacacactcatacacactcacactcacacttatacacacacactcatacacacacacacacacacactcatacacacacacacagacacagacacagacactcactcacacacacacactcacacacacgcacacatatagatataaggggtgaatttgtatttgcagatagaTTCTGTTTTGTTCATTAACCGCACAGTCTGTAGGCAGCCAGttgatgtgacattttataaCTTCTTGCTTTGGAAATGGAAGCGGTCTGAcccaaggttgggatacagactcCAATCGGACACCTTTAATgcactgtctgagctgagatgtcacttttttaaaaatctactgaTAAAACCATACGTTGTCTCAGGACAATGACTTGAAAGAAAAGGATTTACATAATTAACCAATCCGAACCTGTGTCCCATTCGAACTGATTAACAGCTATCTTGGTTGGTTCAACATATCGCATCAGTGATCCTTTCTGACAACCTTC
Encoded proteins:
- the LOC140468602 gene encoding signaling lymphocytic activation molecule-like isoform X1, whose translation is MVDGDRLSALSWVTFDLSVPPGFFSAEMGIQSECSSRFRKLYLLLFLEIQVAGLRQCEGGCPPETLVVGTLGHSVMFSSTSAETLPENVIWEVRKGDHIICNGKTKEDCSANFRGRVLLHPRNLTAELRTVQQSDEGIYQVRLGTEWRYLHRERFNLRVYEAIFQPFITMTNVSINGSCVVNLTCAVQEGSHVSYTWHQQEAALSRQPVFHDGESVQVTLSENMTLSYRCVTQNPVSVRNVTIQLHNSCQRQELMDPREDTELMNMGMNLVSILGAAAGGSLLVLFSLFCCMISLCRRKRPDQDTDLQNHSMTIYAAISPRIPRPQTQQVVTVPTHSQSNTVYSVIVGHPSV